Proteins from a single region of Sneathiella aquimaris:
- a CDS encoding AMP-binding protein: MMQTVYEAFCRSVELYPQNAFLCVPPLEGRSYNPEGVEITYAEAAVAVDEIRATYTRSGYTVGHRVAFLLENRPDYILHLLALNSLGVSCVPINPDYRHAEMLYQMDHSDADLVICIDTRFTDLEKVAAERGNLPVIGMGAFSDGVPEPHREVDGGKPGLQTEASLLYTSGTTGRPKGCILTNDYHLTAGKWYSELGGLVDIRPGKERLFNPLPLFHMNSAVVSLGCMILTGGCLIIPDRFHPRSWWREVCDTRATIIHYLGVVPPMLLNQPVSEWETAHSVRFGIGAGVEPELHAVFEKRYGFALLEIWGMTETGRIFAVNSEPRKIDTRAFGRPLLGFEAKIIDDTGAECPRGVAGELVVRSSEETPRKGFFSGYLKNEQATEEAWTDGWFHTGDTVVQDETDMLYFVDRKKNIIRRSGENIAAAEVEAVLQSHEAVAQVAVIAVKDEVREEEVLACIVLMEDAEASETLAKELFDFSAERLAYYKPPGWILFLDQLPTTGTQKIQKTQIFEVGEDPRAADAIVDLREFKKKVRQ; this comes from the coding sequence ATGATGCAAACGGTCTATGAGGCGTTTTGTCGATCAGTTGAACTTTATCCACAGAACGCTTTTTTGTGTGTGCCGCCGCTGGAAGGGCGCAGCTACAATCCTGAAGGCGTTGAGATCACCTATGCCGAAGCGGCTGTGGCGGTTGATGAAATCCGGGCGACATATACCCGGTCAGGATATACCGTTGGGCACCGGGTTGCTTTCCTTTTGGAGAACCGTCCGGACTATATTCTTCATTTGTTGGCCCTGAATTCACTTGGTGTTTCCTGCGTACCGATCAATCCGGATTATCGGCATGCCGAGATGCTGTATCAAATGGATCATTCTGATGCGGATCTTGTCATCTGTATCGATACACGTTTTACGGACCTTGAAAAAGTGGCTGCCGAACGGGGGAACCTTCCGGTGATCGGCATGGGGGCCTTTTCTGACGGGGTTCCGGAACCTCATCGGGAAGTGGACGGAGGGAAACCGGGGTTGCAAACGGAAGCAAGCCTTCTTTACACCTCTGGTACGACGGGCCGGCCTAAGGGTTGTATCCTGACCAATGACTATCATTTGACGGCAGGGAAGTGGTATTCTGAACTCGGTGGTTTGGTTGATATACGTCCGGGTAAAGAACGATTATTTAATCCTCTACCTCTCTTTCATATGAATTCGGCTGTTGTCTCGTTGGGTTGTATGATCCTGACGGGGGGATGTTTGATTATTCCCGACCGTTTCCACCCTCGAAGCTGGTGGCGGGAAGTCTGCGATACGCGGGCGACTATTATCCATTATTTAGGGGTTGTACCGCCGATGCTGCTTAATCAGCCGGTATCAGAATGGGAAACCGCCCATTCGGTCCGGTTTGGTATTGGGGCGGGTGTCGAACCGGAACTGCATGCGGTTTTCGAAAAACGGTATGGCTTCGCACTTCTTGAAATTTGGGGAATGACTGAAACCGGTCGGATTTTTGCAGTCAACAGCGAGCCCAGAAAAATTGATACACGCGCCTTCGGCCGCCCACTCCTTGGCTTCGAGGCTAAAATTATAGATGATACCGGGGCTGAATGCCCTCGGGGTGTTGCGGGTGAGCTTGTCGTCAGAAGTTCGGAAGAAACGCCGAGAAAGGGCTTTTTCTCCGGCTACTTAAAAAACGAACAGGCGACAGAAGAAGCTTGGACCGATGGCTGGTTCCATACAGGCGATACGGTCGTTCAGGACGAAACCGATATGCTTTATTTTGTTGACCGGAAAAAGAATATTATTCGGCGGTCAGGCGAAAATATAGCCGCAGCGGAAGTTGAAGCCGTCCTACAATCGCATGAAGCGGTGGCGCAGGTTGCTGTCATAGCCGTAAAAGATGAAGTCCGCGAGGAAGAGGTTCTTGCTTGTATCGTTCTGATGGAGGATGCGGAAGCATCAGAGACACTTGCGAAAGAGCTTTTTGATTTTTCGGCTGAACGGCTGGCTTACTATAAACCGCCGGGCTGGATTTTGTTTTTGGATCAATTGCCGACAACCGGAACACAGAAAATACAAAAGACGCAAATCTTTGAGGTCGGTGAAGACCCTAGAGCAGCGGATGCAATCGTGGATTTAAGAGAATTTAAGAAAAAAGTGAGACAGTAA
- a CDS encoding biotin transporter BioY has product MSVNDNGTLLVNALWTRKFETGQFDRILRLSTIVAVGVGILFAGGWTVVPTPTIPTSLQAVASVFIGGALGWRLGSLTFIIYISFSFLGLPLFIAEETFLTLNKLTYGYAIGVGVTILLSALFAARGWYRHLGLGILAANMSVLATLLTGMFFLSFNQGIVDAFRLGFLPYIFNNVIKGIVVAIILWGCWKCVDYLKSKKKAAE; this is encoded by the coding sequence ATGAGTGTTAATGACAACGGTACCCTTTTAGTCAATGCCCTATGGACCAGAAAATTCGAAACGGGTCAATTCGATAGAATTTTGCGGCTATCGACCATTGTTGCGGTCGGAGTAGGGATATTGTTTGCCGGGGGGTGGACAGTGGTTCCCACTCCCACAATACCAACGTCGTTGCAGGCGGTGGCCTCTGTTTTTATCGGCGGTGCTCTTGGTTGGCGCCTTGGTAGTCTGACATTTATAATTTACATCTCGTTTAGTTTTCTCGGTTTGCCATTGTTCATTGCCGAAGAAACCTTTTTAACTTTGAACAAACTGACCTATGGGTATGCCATCGGTGTTGGTGTTACGATATTGCTTTCAGCTCTCTTTGCCGCGCGTGGGTGGTATCGCCATTTAGGCCTTGGAATACTGGCTGCAAATATGTCCGTTCTCGCGACACTATTAACCGGTATGTTTTTCCTTAGTTTTAATCAGGGCATCGTAGACGCCTTTCGGCTGGGTTTTTTACCCTACATCTTCAATAACGTGATTAAGGGCATCGTGGTGGCGATCATCCTTTGGGGATGCTGGAAATGTGTCGACTATCTTAAATCCAAGAAAAAAGCCGCTGAATAA